In Juglans regia cultivar Chandler chromosome 13, Walnut 2.0, whole genome shotgun sequence, the DNA window GTACCATATAACACCATATAGACCAAATCTTCTAACATTCTTGTTCAACATTTACAAAGAAGTAAAGGAAGGAACGGTTATTTTGACTCTAAAATTAGAGGCATATACCCTTAGGCGGCTAGGCCACAGTTATATAGTTGAAACATGTAAATTTAACGACATATGCTTTTGAAATAATGCATACATTTTGCCTGAAGATAAAGAAATGCTGGCAGGCAGAGGTAGAACCTCTCCGTCCTGCTTTTGGGGATGTTATTACAATTTCCGATGCCAAAGACGTGAACCTTGAGATCAATGAAATGcctacaaagaaagaaaaaactttccGGGTGTGTCCGACATGGGGTAGCTCTGATACTTCACGTAATCTTTAGAGAGGATATTCTAGTATGTGCAGAATTGCTAAGAGTTTCACCTCATTTGTTGGGCTATTTATATTGGCGGGATCCCTTGATTCTTGGGTCAGTGTGTCCAATGGAATCCCCCTTTCTTGGTTGAGATATATCATTGTTACTGGTACCTCTATCTCAGAATGCAGTGTCCATTTTTATCTTGTAAATTTGAGTATTCCAAGTTTTACTCGTTCATTCATAGTTCATAAACGTTGCATTGTATATGGTGATAGGCTTTATTTCTACAATTCTTGGTGCTCTGTTCATATATAAtgttatgtttgtttttatgcAAAATGTTTCTCATTTTCGGTCATTTATTATTGTACAGTACTGGAGGCCAACCCTTGGCGAGAAACTTCAAAGCCTGTATATGTACTTGCCCAGAGGGAAAACCAATTGTGCACTATGAAAACCCGAAGGAATCGCAGGTCTCCTTTCCAGTTCCATTATTCTTTTGGATGGTTATTACTGTTGCACCggatcaatttttttgttctttctgtAACAGTGAAGTCGAAAGGGAGCTTGGGTTATTGTTTTCCAAGGGAGGAAAGTGGACGTCTGGAATTGAAAATCAGCCCAAACAGTCAAGAACCGGGACAAAGTTTCAGATGCTTGTGGAGGATATTAGGGAGGGAGTGCTAGTAAGTGATAATTAAGCTTTggttttcaaatatatatttcattggATCAGTATTCGCTAATGCGAATACATGAGCAAGACCCTATATATTATTTGTAGATAACTGCAAATATAATGCTCAAGTCTACCATCACCGTCTGTGGCACTAATTACCCACTTGCTTCCCCACCCGGAAGCAAGTCACTCCAGCCACTTTCCAGTGTGAATGGTTCAATTCAGGCCAAGTATCTTTTGCATGGTCAAAAACTTCATTGTTGTTGCAGgtatttgaagatgaaaatgaagcGGCAAAATATTGTGACTTACTGCAAGGCGGAGGCCAAGGTTGTGAAGGTGTTGCGGAGATAGAAGCCTCCTCAGTAAGAACAGAGCAATCTTCAATTTGGTACTGTATATGGTTCTTTATAATAAGACTTTCTGAATTATCTACAGGTATTTGATCTATGTCGGAAAATGAGGGCTCTTGCAGTTCTCTTCCGGCGTGGGAGGACACCACCTCTACCTCAGAGCCTTGAGCTCAACCTCAAGGCACGCAAGCGGTCTCTTGAAGATGCTGAGGATTTGCTGTGAAGTTCCCAAAGTATGAAGGAAGAACATGTACGTACGAGAAACTAACGTTATCAACGCTGAAGGTTGGAACTTGATAATGTAATATAAGTTTTGTTAGCCGACAGAATATACTCATAATTTACAAGTGAATTATACAGCTCGAATGGAAATTGCATAATTTGGTTTGTCTTCAAAGGTCATGATGATTCCATATCTTATGAACAAGTTGAAGCAACATTGATCTTCTCTTTTAAGCTTCACATTCTCTGCATAAAACCTTTGGTGCTTGATGTTTGATCCGCAGGTGGGCTTGAATGCATGTTAGAGGGCTCGCCCGATTTGGCTGGGGAACCTCCAAAGAAATATGTAGGAAAGATATGCCCATAACAATTTCTTTTGGcactattaattattgttaaatCCAAACATGTTTAACGGCCACAAGGTCCACAACGAAATAATATTTGAGGACTCTTCTTTTTTCTGATGAATTATTTGAAGACTTGGACTATGTTTGGATGCTGATGTGATCTTAAATGATTTGGgttgatctataaataataatattttgtgagtctcattgagattattttaatgtaaataaattgagatatgtgtttgaatgtatgaaataattaatatgaatttaactttttataaacagttaaaaaaatagtatatcacatcaataattgatttaagACGGATTGAAGTGATATTGACATCCAAACAAAGCCTCAATGGCAAAAGAATAGTGATGAACAACAAGTTCTGCTTAGAGCTCTAGTAGTAGACtcaacaaatttatattttgaccAAAGTTTAattagatttcataaaaaatcacTGTAGTGgacttaacaaaattataatatttttaactttgataATTTTCATTGGCCAAATCTGTTAAGTCCAAGTTACttgccaaatattattttgacataaaaaattCCCTCTCTAGCATGCTATTCGTTTCGTGCAAGTTCACAATTCTAGAAAATTCCTCTTCGTCTCAAAAGCATGAAGCGCCCAAATCTCAAACTCAAGTACAGAAGGCGGCTAGTCTCCATCAATCATCATTTCAATGATGTGGCATCACCTTGTTGGAATGCTTCAAATTCTAgttctataatattataattagtttatgtcaattttttcttttaaaatctaatacgaacattagaaaattaatgtgtattttttaatagcgaataaatattcaaattacaagtataattaaaataaataaaaatatcaaaatcaatattttaacagAATATTGATAGATTTGGagagtttgttattttgttgaaaagtagttagctaaatttataaaagtaaattctctaactaaattttgattaaattttattgaatccaATACTAATTAGGCTTGATTATATTTTACTCGACTTCccgttttatttgattttgctCTATATTCAGATTTGGTGCATCAAATATAGATCGTCCCTTCGCGTCGtaacattatttttcttataatattattagttaaaaaCTTAAcgattaattcaaaaaatttgtaatattaaactaattaaattctttatttattgGATTCGTAATATTATTTGGCTTGAATATCAAAACATTACCTCCCGACtttcaatattattatcaaaatgacataattttattgtactgatgatatttaaataaattgttaaatattaagaataaagatatatacataatatattacataatatatggtataataatattataaaataatggtatttttataagatattttataaaaatattcatttaaaacataattatataaaatattataaaaaatattatgcgtAAAGCATTTTCTAAAAGTAAAACCGGACTAACGGACACAAAACTAACATTTTTAGCCGCCCCCACTCAGTCCTTTCCCACTTACTTTTATGGCAATAACAGATTCCAACGCCccactaattataaattaaaagaataaaaaaacttctAACCGAATTCACTCAGTTAAGCGAACGGTTCCTATCCGATCCGATCGCTGGTGATGAGCTCGGACGCCCCCTCCGGAGGCGAGGCCGCCGGTAGTAAGGGAAGCTCTACCTCGGACAAGGGTAagcagaaggagaaggagaaggagaaggagaaggcgAGGGTGAGCCGAACCTCCCTGATTCTCTGGCACGCCCACCAGAACGACCCCGCTGCGGTCCGCAAGCTTCTCGAAGAAGATCGCTCCCTCGTTCATGCCAGAGATTACGACAACCGCACCCCGCTCCACGTCGCTTCTCTCCACGGCTGGATCGACGTTGCCAAGTGCTTGATCGAGTATGGCGCCGACGTCAACGCCCAAGATCGCTGGA includes these proteins:
- the LOC108992908 gene encoding uncharacterized protein LOC108992908, which translates into the protein MDSLSSVSPSIVHPPTSDIFRLRRRRRISVASLSASHNRRLRRVSSSFFGFSYSPELHRRRILEVSCSLRSGAADEDDDDGREDVERALHLDGTIPGTSDEFVKRMSSRAYDMRRHLHQTFDSSSYDVLEANPWRETSKPVYVLAQRENQLCTMKTRRNRSEVERELGLLFSKGGKWTSGIENQPKQSRTGTKFQMLVEDIREGVLVFEDENEAAKYCDLLQGGGQGCEGVAEIEASSVFDLCRKMRALAVLFRRGRTPPLPQSLELNLKARKRSLEDAEDLL